One genomic segment of Drosophila melanogaster chromosome 3R includes these proteins:
- the CG14515 gene encoding uncharacterized protein, giving the protein MKDRFKWLSLELLLLIGAAVAFPDGAPADTCVKQRANQPNHGKARSQPAHSNPYEVVADAQTYHPGQQISVVIYPHSDQSTVFRGFFLQARDANSNEWIGEWVQSENTKTIPECSAITHSDNRDKLGAKLIWKAPQNKRGQVYFTGTVLQEYGTFWSDIVNKVQAERP; this is encoded by the exons ATGAAGGATCGATTCAAGTGGTTGTCGCTGGAGCTGCTCCTGCTGATAGGCGCCGCAGTCGCCTTTCCGGACGGCGCTCCGGCGGACACGTGCGTGAAGCAGCGGGCGAATCAGCCGAATCATGGCAAGGCCCGGAGTCAGCCGGCTCACTCGAATCCGTACGAGGTGGTGGCCGATGCGCAGACCTACCATCCCGGCCAGCAGATATCGGTGGTCATCTACCCGCACTCGGACCAGAGCACCGTCTTCCGGGGATTCTTCCTGCAGGCGCGTGATGCCAACTCGAACGAGTGGATCGGCGAGTGGGTGCAGAGCGAGAACACCAAGACCATTCCAGAGTGCTCGGCCATTACGCACTCGGACAACCGGGACAAGCTGGGCGCCAAGCTCATCTGGAAGGCACCGCAAAATAAGCGGGGACAAGTCTACTTCAC GGGCACTGTGCTACAGGAGTACGGAACGTTTTGGAGCGACATTGTGAACAAAGTGCAGGCGGAGCGGCCATAA
- the CG11899 gene encoding uncharacterized protein: MVINFAAGPAKLPEEVLKEVQENLVNCNGSGISVMEMSHRSSNYAKIHDATISDLRELLNVPSNYKILLMQGGGTGQFAAVALNLIGKTGTADYVITGSWSAKAAKEAAQYGTVNAVLPKLAKYTTVPRQETWKLDPNASYVYYCDNETVEGVEFDFVPEVPAGVPLVADMSSNFLSRPFDVSKFGVIYAGAQKNIGPAGTTVIIVRDDLIGKHLKITPSILNFEQMDKNNSLLNTPPTFGIYVMGLVFKWIKRNGGVAGMAKLAAAKSKLIYDTINQSNGFYYCPVDVNVRSRMNVPFRIGSASGDDALEKEFLSKAEAEGMIQLKGHRSVGGIRASLYNAVTLAETQQLANLMLAFYKNNKN, encoded by the exons ATGGTTATCAACTTCGCCGCCGGTCCAGCCAAGTTGCCCGAAGAG GTACTGAAAGAGGTGCAGGAAAATCTTGTCAACTGCAATGGCAGCGGCATCTCGGTCATGGAGATGTCCCATCGCTCCAGCAACTATGCCAAGATCCATGATGCGACCATCAGCGATCTTCGCGAACTCCTCAATGTGCCCAGTAACTACAAGATTCTGCTGATGCAGGGCGGTGGCACCGGACAGTTCGCTGCAGTGGCTCTGAACTTGATTGGCAAGACTGGCACTGCTGATTATGTAATCACCGGCTCCTGGTCGGCCAAGGCGGCCAAGGAGGCGGCTCAGTACGGCACTGTGAACGCGGTGCTGCCCAAGTTGGCAAAGTATACAACTGTTCCACGACAGGAGACCTGGAAGCTGGACCCAAATGCCTCATATGTCTACTACTGCGACAATGAGACCGTAGAGGGCGTGGAGTTCGACTTTGTGCCCGAGGTTCCAGCCGGTGTGCCACTGGTGGCCGATATGTCCTCCAATTTTCTGTCGCGTCCCTTCGATGTCTCCAAGTTTGGCGTTATCTATGCGGGAGCCCAGAAGAATATCGGACCAGCGGGCACCACGGTGATCATTGTCAGGGACGATTTGATAGGCAAGCACTTGAAGATTACGCCCTCCATCCTCAACTTTGAGCAGATGGACAAGAACAACTCCCTGTTAAATACTCCGCCGACCTTTGG CATCTATGTGATGGGCCTGGTTTTCAAGTGGATCAAGCGGAACGGAGGAGTCGCTGGTATGGCCAAGCTGGCGGCAGCCAAGTCCAAGTTGATTTACGACACGATCAACCAGTCGAATGGTTTCTACTACTGCCCAGTGGATGTCAATGTGCGTTCGCGCATGAATGTGCCCTTCCGTATTGGCAGTGCCAGTGGAGATGATGCCCTGGAGAAGGAGTTCCTGAGCAAAGCCGAGGCCGAGGGCATGATTCAGTTGAAGGGTCATCGGTCGGTGGGCGGCATTCGAGCCTCCCTCTACAATGCTGTAACGCTGGCGGAGACCCAACAGTTGGCCAATCTGATGCTGGCCTTTTACAAgaacaataaaaattga
- the Mesh1 gene encoding metazoan SpoT homolog-1: MATYPSAKFMECLQYAAFKHRQQRRKDPQETPYVNHVINVSTILSVEACITDEGVLMAALLHDVVEDTDASFEDVEKLFGPDVCGLVREVTDDKSLEKQERKRLQIENAAKSSCRAKLIKLADKLDNLRDLQVNTPTGWTQERRDQYFVWAKKVVDNLRGTNANLELKLDEIFRQRGLL; encoded by the exons ATGGCCACATATCCATCTGCCAAATTCATGGAGTGCCTCCAATATGCAGCTTTTAAGCACCGGCAGCAACGTCGCAAG GATCCTCAGGAAACCCCCTATGTGAACCATGTGATCAATGTGAGCACTATTCTCTCCGTGGAGGCCTGCATCACAGATGAGGGAGTCCTAATGGCTGCACTTCTGCACGATGTCGTGGAGGATACGGACGCATCTTTCGAGGATGTTGAGAAACTCTTTGGACCGGATGTTTGTGGACTAGTGAGGGAGGTGACGGACGACAAGTCCCTGGAGAAACAGGAGAGAAAACGCCTGCAAATAGAAAATGCAGCCAAAAGCAGCTGCAGAGCAAAGCTCATAAAGCTGGCTGACAAATTGGATAACCTAAGGGATCTGCAAGTCAACACACCGACAGGGTGGACACAG GAGCGTCGTGATCAGTACTTCGTTTGGGCCAAAAAGGTGGTGGACAATCTGCGAGGAACCAACGCCAACCTGGAGCTCAAGCTGGACGAGATCTTCCGCCAACGCGGCCTTTTGTAA
- the Cyt-c1L gene encoding cytochrome c1-like: MANKFRSLNSKLFQLAMSGIQRTSVRPRISFPGRGSGFTGNRKLLGALGALTGTAGLLIYALETSVDASSDCVHPAHQHWNHKGLLSALDKESVRRGYTVYKEVCSSCHSLQYMAYRNLVGVCMTEAEAKAEAEAITVRDGPNEEGEYYERPGKLSDHFPSPYANEEAARSANNGSYPPDLSYIVSARKGGEDYVFSLLTGYCDPPAGFALRDGLYFNPYFSGGAIAMGKVVDNEVVSFEDPNVPASAAQIAKDVCVFLKWTSEPETDERRLLLIKVTLISTFLIGISYYIKRFKWSTLKSRKIFFIPELEAQAKREAEEAAKAARKAKEQECNKCENQNEKKD; encoded by the coding sequence atggccaacaaattCAGGAGTCTGAACAGCAAACTTTTCCAGCTGGCCATGAGCGGCATCCAGCGGACATCGGTGCGTCCGCGGATAAGTTTTCCGGGTCGTGGAAGCGGCTTTACTGGAAATCGCAAGCTGCTGGGAGCCCTGGGAGCCCTAACCGGAACAGCAGGGCTGCTGATCTACGCCCTGGAAACCAGCGTGGATGCCTCCTCGGACTGCGTGCATCCGGCCCACCAGCACTGGAATCACAAAGGGCTTTTGTCCGCCTTGGACAAGGAGAGCGTGCGTCGAGGTTACACCGTTTACAAGGAGGTCTGCTCCTCCTGCCACTCATTGCAGTACATGGCCTATCGCAACCTGGTGGGAGTGTGCATGACGGAGGCGGAGGCCAAGGCCGAGGCGGAGGCCATCACGGTGCGGGATGGGCCCAACGAGGAGGGCGAGTACTACGAGCGTCCCGGCAAGCTGTCCGATCACTTCCCCTCTCCGTACGCCAACGAGGAGGCGGCCCGTTCCGCCAACAATGGCTCCTATCCGCCGGATCTCAGCTATATTGTGTCGGCTCGCAAGGGCGGCGAGGATTACGTGTTCTCCCTGCTCACCGGATACTGTGATCCTCCGGCTGGTTTTGCCCTTCGTGATGGACTGTACTTCAATCCGTACTTCTCGGGCGGAGCGATTGCCATGGGCAAGGTAGTTGACAATGAGGTGGTCTCCTTTGAAGATCCAAATGTGCCTGCTTCGGCCGCCCAAATTGCCAAGGATGTGTGCGTCTTCCTCAAGTGGACTTCAGAACCGGAGACCGACGAACGTCGCCTGCTGCTCATCAAAGTTACTCTGATTTCGACCTTTTTGATTGGCATTTCCTACTACATCAAGCGTTTTAAGTGGTCAACGCTCAAGTCTCGCAAGATCTTCTTCATTCCCGAACTGGAGGCCCAGGCCAAAAGAGAGGCGGAGGAGGCCGCCAAAGCAGCGCGCAAGGCCAAGGAGCAGGAGTGCAACAAGTGCGAGAACCAGAACGAGAAGAAGGACTAA